One genomic segment of Arachis duranensis cultivar V14167 chromosome 4, aradu.V14167.gnm2.J7QH, whole genome shotgun sequence includes these proteins:
- the LOC107485914 gene encoding uncharacterized protein LOC107485914 — protein sequence MGVTPFHRSILEVRLPKHFDKPTDMRYDGTQDPLEHLTAFEARMNLEEVGDEVRCRAFPVTLAGPAIKWFNGLPQGSIHNFSDISRAFLAQFTTRIAKAKHPINLLGVTQRQGEPTRRYLYRFNDECLEIDGLTDSVASLCLTNDLLNENFRKHLTTKPVWTMHEIQTAAKEYINDEEVSRVVAANKRQPGYGQARQSGGDGERVKEKAREEASNKAPRPFPRVGKFTNYTPLTLPIVEVYQQIAEKGILPKPRPLKDRTGGNKNLYCDYHKGYGHQTQDCFDLKDALEQAIREGKLAAFSHLIREPRRRYRDQDEEGKIRSAKRRQEPEDRDHGLTVINVVTAKNTAPKSRSAHKKDTKVLAISSPPVQSTKKPPSISFGPEDQWFSDVPENPPMVITARVGTGLVKRILVDTGADSNIMFRNVFDALGLKDADLMTHQHGVIGLGDHFIKPDGVIFLPISVGQVQGRRSAMAEFVILRDSTAYNIILGRKIINDFEAIINTKLLVMKFVTDDGSIGTVRGDLETAVACDNASLSLRKKSKEASGVFLADLDARVEDKPRPEPEGDLEKFSIGDEGEKFTFVNKNLPHELKEPLIEMIRANRDLFAWTPADMPGIDPQIISHHLAVKPEARPVAQRRRKMSAERAEEVAKQTAGLLEAGFIREVDYSTWLSNVVLVKKHNGRWRMCVDYSDLNKACPKDCFPLPNIDALVDAAAGYRYLSFMDAYSGYNQIPMHRPDEDKTAFITSGGTFCYKVMPFGLKNAGATYQRLMNRIFHDLIGKTVEVYVDDILAKTTRPDDLLNDLASVFASLRQHGMRLNPLKCAFAMEAGKFLGFMITQRGVEANPEKCQAILQMKSPGCIKDIQRLAGRLTSLSRFLGASATKALPFFNLMKKGMAFEWTPACEEAFQHFKEILAAPPVLGKPRDGEPLYLYLAITSEALAAILVREDGKTQQPVYFISRALQGAELRYSKLEKLALALLTSSRRLKQHFQSHQVVVRTDQGIRQILQKPDLAGRMMTWSIELSQYDIRYEPRQAIKAQAMADFLVEVTGDASEEVGTRWKLHVDGASNQTFGGAGIILESPNGVVYEQSVRFEFPISNNQAEYEALIGGLTLATEVGARRLEVYSDSQVVTSQVNGSYQAKDPLLQKYLEKVKSLSQKFEEVTVQHVPRERNTRADLLSKLASTKPGEGNRSLIQGMTREPAIALHITTLSSSWLDPITNYLEHDQVPGDEKDAVKLRREAAKYAVIQGQLFRKGLSQPLLKCLHPDQTDYVLREVHEGCYGHHIGGKALARKLIRAGYY from the coding sequence ATGGGTGTCACGCCGTTCCACCGATCTATCCTCGAGGTCCGGTTGCCGAAACACttcgacaaaccaacggacatgaggtatgaCGGAACTCAAGATCCCCTAGAACATCTCACGGCCTTTGAGGCTAGGATGAACCTAGAGGAAGTAGGCGACGAAGTAAGGTGCCGCGCCTTCCCGGTAACCTTAGCAGGACCAGCGATCAAATGGTTTAATGGCCTCCCTCAAGGTTCCATCCACAATTTCTCAGATATCAGCCGCGCCTTCCTGGCCCAATTCACAACGCGAATAGCAAAGGCCAAGCATCCTATCAACCTTCTCGGGGTAACCCAGAGACAGGGTGAGCCGACCAGGAGGTACTTATATCGGTTCAACGACGAATGCTTGGAAATCGACGGCTTAACCGACTCGGTGGCCAGTCTCTGCCTGACGAACGACCTCCTCAACGAGAACTTCCGAAAACACCTTACCACGAAGCCGGTTTGGACAATGCATGAAATCCAAACGGCGGCAAAGGAGTACATAAACGACGAGGAGGTCAGCCGAGTCGTGGCTGCCAATAAGCGGCAGCCCGGTTACGGCCAGGCTCGGCAGTCCGGTGGAGACGGTGAGAGAGTAAAAGAAAAGGCTAGGGAGGAGGCATCAAACAAAGCACCTAGGCCGTTCCCTCGAGTCGGGAAGTTTACTAACTACACTCCACTCACCCTCCCCATCGTGGAAGTCTATCAACAAATAGCTGAGAAGGGAATTCTTCCGAAGCCCCGACCACTTAAGGACCGCACGGGTGGAAACAAGAATCTTTATTGTGATTACCATAAGGGATATGGCCATCAAACACAGGACTGTTTCGACCTGAAGGATGCATTAGAACAGGCgataagggaaggaaagctagcagcgTTCTCCCATCTCATCAGGGAGCCGAGAAGGCGTTATCGCGATCAGGACGAGGAAGGCAAGATACGCTCGGCCAAGCGGCGACAGGAGCCCGAAGACAGAGACCATGGCCTCACTGTGATAAACGTGGTAACGGCAAAAAACACTGCACCAAAGTCCCGGTCGGCACACAAGAAAGACACCAAGGTTCTCGCGATCTCATCTCCACCGGTGCAGAGTACCAAAAAACCTCCATCCATTTCTTTCGGCCCAGAAGACCAATGGTTCAGCGACGTCCCGGAAAACCCTCCCATGGTCATAACGGCCAGAGTGGGAACCGGCCTCGTCAAACGGATCCTCGTCGACACTGGAGCTGATTCGAACATCATGTTCCGCAACGTGTTCGACGCACTGGGGCTGAAGGATGCCGACCTGATGACTCACCAGCACGGGGTTATCGGGTTAGGCGACCACTTCATCAAACCAGATGGAGTCATTTTCCTACCGATCTCGGTGGGACAGGTGCAAGGCCGCAGATCGGCGATGGCCGAGTTCGTAATCCTCCGAGACTCTACAGCCTACAACATCATCTTGGGAAGAAAAATAATCAATGATTTTGAAGCCATAATCAACACCAAGCTGCTAGTTATGAAGTTTGTCACCGATGATGGATCCATAGGGACCGTAAGAGGAGACCTCGAGACGGCGGTCGCTTGTGACAACGCCAGCCTTTCCCTCAGAAAGAAGTCCAAGGAAGCATCTGGCGTATTCCTAGCCGACCTTGATGCCAGAGTAGAGGACAAGCCGAGACCGGAACCAGAAGGGGACCTGGAGAAATTTAGCATCGGCGACGAAGGGGAAAAGTTCACATTCGTTAACAAGAACCTCCCACATGAGCTGAAGGAGCCTTTGATTGAAATGATAAGGGCCAACAGGGACCTGTTCGCATGGACACCagccgacatgccgggcatagatccACAAATCATCTCACATCACCTAGCCGTCAAGCCGGAAGCACGCCCAGTGGCTCAACGGAGGAGAAAGATGTCGGCGGAGAGAGCAGAAGAGGTAGCCAAGCAAACGGCTGGCCTCCTAGAAGCAGGCTTCATACGGGAAGTGGACTACTCGACGTGGCTCTCAAATGTGGTATTGGTGAAAAAACACAATGGCAGGTGGAGAATGTGCGTGGACTACTCTGACCTTAACAAAGCATGCCCCAAAGATTGCTTCCCCCTCCCCAACATAGATGCACTCGTCGACGCCGCGGCGGGGTACCGGTATCTGAGTTTCATGGACGCTTACTCTGGTTACAatcagataccgatgcaccgaCCAGACGAAGACAAAACGGCGTTCATAACGTCAGGAGGAACTTTCTGCTATAAGGTAATGCCTTTTGGCTTGAAAAATGCGGGGGCGACatatcaaaggctgatgaacaggATATTCCACGACCTCATAGGGAAAACGGTTGAAGTTTACGTGGACGACATCCTGGCAAAAACAACACGACCTGACGACCTCCTAAACGACCTGGCAAGTGTATTTGCGTCCCTCCGTCAACATGGTATGAGGCTGAACCCCCTCAAGTGCGCCTTCGCCATGGAAGCCGGCAAGTTCCTGGGATTTATGATAACTCAGAGAGGGGTAGAAGCTAACCCGGAGAAATGCCAGGCAATACTTCAGATGAAGAGCCCGGGCTGTATTAAGGACATCCAGAGGTTGGCAGGGCGATTGACATCACTTTCCCGGTTTCTCGGAGCCTCGGCGACAAAGGCCCTGCCATTTTTCAACCTCATGAAGAAAGGGATGGCGTTTGAGTGGACACCCGCGTGCGAAGAAGCCTTTCAACACTTCAAGGAAATCCTGGCGGCACCTCCCGTTCTCGGGAAGCCAAGGGACGGGGAACCACTATACCTATACCTCGCTATAACAAGCGAAGCCCTGGCCGCAATACTAGTACGGGAGGACGGGAAAACCCAACAGCCAGTCTACTTCATAAGCAGGGCCCTGCAAGGAGCAGAATTAAGATATAGCAAgttggaaaagctagccttaGCACTCCTAACTTCCTCGAGAAGGTTAAAACAGCACTTCCAGAGTCACCAAGTGGTCGTCAGAACGGACCAAGGGATCCGGCAAATTCTCCAAAAACCCGACCTGGCGGGAAGAATGATGACTTGGTCCATCGAACTCTCTCAATATGACATACGGTACGAGCCCCGGCAAGCCATCAAGGCGCAAGCTATGGCGGATTTTTTAGTAGAAGTGACGGGGGACGCAAGCGAGGAAGTGGGTacacggtggaagctccatGTGGACGGAGCCTCCAACCAGACCTTCGGAGGTGCCGGGATCATCCTGGAAAGCCCGAATGGGGTCGTATACGAGCAGTCGGTTAGATTCGAGTTCCCCATCTCgaacaaccaagcagaatacgaagccCTCATAGGAGGCTTGACCCTAGCAACAGAGGTCGGCGCAAGAAGGCTGGAAGTATACAGCGATTCCCAAGTCGTCACGTCCCAAGTAAACGGCAGCTACCAAGCCAAGGACCCCTTGTTGCAGAAGTACTTGGAAAAGGTCAAAAGCTTGAGCCAAAAGTTCGAAGAGGTCACGGTCCAGCATGTACCCAGAGAAAGGAACACACGAGCAGACCTCCtatcaaaattagccagcacgaAGCCAGGGGAGGGAAACCGGTCTCTCATCCAAGGCATGACAAGGGAACCAGCAATTGCACTACACATAACAACCCTAAGTTCTTCATGGCTAGACCCCATCACCAACTACCTAGAACATGACCAAGTCCCTGGTGATGAAAAGGATGCAGTGAAATTAAGGAGAGAAGCGGCCAAATACGCCGTCATCCAAGGACAGCTGTTCAGGAAAGGGCTTAGCCAACCCCTACTGAAGTGCCTACACCCCGACCAGACGGACTATGTCCTCAGGGAAGTCCACGAGGGCTGCTATGGGCACCACATCGGAGGCAAAGCCCTAGCAAGGAAGTTAATCCGAGCTGGGTACTACTAG
- the LOC107485915 gene encoding uncharacterized protein LOC107485915: MEVVLGPGDQARAAGAEGAASVASLRGRRRSPQQRTRTRPFGGTGGDSAIIMQELRHRVQNLERQLADRERDGRSTDPSFTPSPGSEEEDSHRSRQRRTSASRTEAESTREESPVIRRRNDRIIYSRGRITPVAGKPVERQEVAKTGKGDPREHDNL; the protein is encoded by the coding sequence ATGGAAGTCGTGCTGGGCCCCGGTGACCAAGCTCGAGCAGCCGGAGCGGAGGGGGCGGCCTCCGTCGCTTCACTGAGGGGGCGGCGGAGGTCCCCCCAACAGCGCACGAGGACACGACCCTTCGGGGGAACGGGTGGCGATAGCGCCAtaataatgcaggagctacgCCACAGAGTCCAGAACTTAGAGCGACAGCTAGCCGACCGGGAGCGGGATGGACGGTCTACCGATCCCAGCTTTACCCCATCTCCCGGGAGTGAGGAGGAAGACTCTCACCGAAGCCGCCAGCGACGTACATCCGCTTCCCGGACGGAAGCGGAGAGCACGCGGGAGGAGTCGCCCGTAATAAGAAGGCGGAACGACAGGATCATATACTCCCGAGGCAGAATTACTCCCGTGGCAGGCAAACCCGTCGAGCGGCAAGAGGTCGCGAAGACGGGGAAGGGAGATCCGAGAGAACACGACAACCTGTGA
- the LOC107485955 gene encoding glutamine--fructose-6-phosphate aminotransferase [isomerizing] 1 (The sequence of the model RefSeq protein was modified relative to this genomic sequence to represent the inferred CDS: added 62 bases not found in genome assembly), with the protein MRHLEGAYALIFKSSHYPNELIACKRGSPLLLGVKEMTENKENGSAFDDNKTLSKDGGPKELFLSSDANAVIEHTKKVLVIEDGEVVHLKEGGVYILKFENDKGERVASPTKIASVRRALSVLEMEVQQINKGHYEHYMQKEINEQPESLTTTMRGRLILRGSSKSKSVLLGGLKDHLKTIRRSRRILFIGCGTSYNAALAARPILEELTGIPVTMEIASDLLDRQGPIYREDTAVFVSQSGETHDTLVALQYALDNGALCVGITNTVGSAIARNTHCGVHINAGAEIGVASTKAYTSQIVVMAMLALAIGGDTLSNQARREAIIDGLFDLPNKVREVLKLDQEMKDLAKLLSAEQSLLVFGRGYNYATALEGALKVKEVALMHSEGILAGEMKHGPLALVDETLPIVVIATRDACFSKQQSVIQQLIARRGRLVVMCSKGDASSVSPSETVRVIEVPQVEDCLQPVINVVPLQLLAYHLTVLRGFNVDQPRNLAKSVTTQ; encoded by the exons ATGAGGCATCTTGAAGGAGCCTATGCCCTTATTTTCAAAAGTTCGCATTACCCTAATGAATTGATTGCGTGCAAGCGTGGTAGCCCACTGCTCCTAGGTGTTAAA GAAATGACAGAAAATAAGGAGAATGGTTCTGCATTTGATGACAACAAAACCCTATCAAAAGATGGAGGCCCCAAGGAATTGTTTTTGTCTAGTGACGCCAATGCTGTGATTGAGCATACAAAAAAAGTGCTAGTTATTGAAGATGGTGAAGTAGTTCATCTCAAG GAAGGGGGGGTTTATATTTTGAAGTTTGAAAATGACAAGGGAGAACGTGTTGCTTCTCCTACAAAAATTGCTT GAACATTATATGCAGAAGGAAATTAATGAGCAACCAGAATCTCTAACAACCACTATGAGGGGGAGGCTTATACTTAGAGGATCTAGCAAATCCAAGTCTGTTTTGCTGGGTGGACTAAAGGATCACCTCAAAACAATTAGGCGGAGTAGAAGGATACTTTTCATTGGTTGTGGTACAAGTTATAATGCTGCTTTGGCAGCAAGGCCTATCTTAGAAGAACTTACTG GTATTCCTGTCACTATGGAGATTGCTAGTGATCTACTGGATCGGCAGGGCCCAATATACAGAGAAGATACAGCTGTTTTTGTTAGTCAGTCCGGTGAAACTCATGACACACTAGTTGCACTGCAATATGCTTTAGACAATGGTGCATTATGTGTTGGAATAACAAACACTGTGGGTAGTGCAATTGCAAGGAATACTCATTGCGGTGTTCATATAAATGCTGGTGCTGAGATAGGTGTAGCAAGTACCAAG GCATACACAAGTCAAATAGTGGTGATGGCCATGTTAGCTCTTGCAATAGGAGGTGATACACTCTCCAATCAAGCTAGAAGAGAAGCCATAATAGATGGTCTATTTGACTTGCCAA ATAAAGTCAGAGAGGTGCTGAAGCTTGATCAGGAAATGAAAGATCTCGCAAAGCTATTGAGTGCTGAGCAGTCACTTCTTGTCTTTGGGAGAGGATACAATTACGCAACTGCTCTGGAGGGAGCTTTGAAAGTAAAGGAAGTGGCACTTATGCACAGTGAGGGGATACTTGCTGGTGAAATGAAGCATGGTCCTTTAGCATTAGTGGATGAAACTCTCCCAATTGTTGTTATAGCCACGCGCGATGCTTGCTTCAG CAAGCAGCAGTCTGTTATTCAGCAACTTATTGCCCGCAGAGGCCGCCTGGTAGTTATGTGTTCAAAAGGGGATGCTTCTTCTGTAAGCCCTAGTGAAACTGTTAGGGTAATTGAAGTTCCACAAGTTGAGGACTGTCTTCAACCTGTTATTAATGTAGTTCCCTTACAG TTACTGGCATATCATCTCACTGTACTGAGGGGATTCAATGTTGACCAGCCACGTAATCTTGCCAAGAGTGTCACTACACAGTAG